In Kwoniella newhampshirensis strain CBS 13917 chromosome 4, whole genome shotgun sequence, one DNA window encodes the following:
- a CDS encoding phenylalanine-tRNA ligase: MSVRLAPRAALPSSRLLFRPIHTSLLARPAPASSSRFQSTSTSPPPRQPYVVNGQTYPLDEWSNTPPSILSKVNRNIHLLPSHPISILRQIVQDHFSSHTALTPSTPIVSVHQNFDELGFPPDHPGRSLTDSYYLNREYMLRTHTSAHEVESYRRGLDKWLLSADVYRRDEIDSSHYPVFHQMEGTSVWPIDQLHTLPELNAQLAAQLEKCPLLIEDETTISPSNPYQKHHDPVHAEQITRHLKHSLNSLIFRLFGQQATKDGEPLRVRWIEAYFPFTTPSYEVEVWWEGEWLELLGCGVVMQKTLDQAGVPDKAGWAFGLGLERLSMVLFSIPDIRLFWTQDPRFHTQFSAGKITTFKPYSRYPPCHKDMSFWLPPGTMSPDPDAGVAGVAGGKGRAFHENDYCEIVREVAGDLVETVTLIDEFSHPKTSRQSKCYRLNYRHMDRSLSNEEVNELQQKVQDRVVEEMGIEMR; the protein is encoded by the exons ATGAGCGTCCGACTTGCCCCTCGAGCTGCCTTGCCCTCTTCCCgactcctcttccgaccGATACATACGTCTCTACTCGCTCGACCAGCAcctgcttcttcatcacgTTTCcaatccacctcgacctcacctccaccgcgCCAACCATACGTTGTCAATGGCCAGACGTACCCTCTGGACGAATGGTCCAACACCCCGCCATCGATATTATCCAAAGTGAATCGAAatatccatctcctcccttcccacCCTATCTCGATCCTCCGACAAATCGTCCAAGACCATTTCTCTAGTCATACAGCTTTGACTCCTTCTACACCTATCGTTTCCGTCCATCAGAATTTCGATGAATTGGGTTTTCCTCCCGATCATCCTGGAAGATCTTTGACCGACAGCTATTATCTCAACAGAGAATACATGTTGAGGACGCATACGAGTGCTCACGAGGTGGAAAGTTATCGGAGAGGATTGGACAAGTGGTTGTTATCGGCCGACGTATATCGTCGTGACGAGATTGATTCGAGTCATTATCCCGTATTCCATCAGATGGAAGGTACTTCGGTCTGGCCGATCGACCAACTTCACACCCTACCGGAATTAAATGCCCAACTAGCCGCCCAGTTGGAGAAATGTCCGTTGTTGATTGAAGATGAGACGACGATATCACCTTCGAATCCGTATCAGAAACATCACGATCCGGTCCATGCGGAGCAGATCACTCGGCATCTAAAACACTCGTTGAACAgtctcatcttccgacTATTCGGTCAACAGGCGACCAAGGATGGAGAACCGTTGAGAGTCAGATGGATAGAAGCGTATTTCCCATTCACGACGCCGAGCtacgaggtcgaggtgtgGTGGGAGGGAGAATGGTTGGAGTTGTTGGGCTGTGGTGTGGTCATGCAGAAGACCTTGGATcaagcag GCGTTCCAGACAAAGCAGGCTGGGCCTTCGGACTAGGTCTCGAACGACTGTCCAtggtcctcttctcgatccctGACATCCGTCTATTCTGGACCCAAGATCCTCGATTCCACACCCAGTTCTCCGCCGGAAAGATAACCACCTTCAAGCCGTATTCGAGATATCCGCCATGTCACAAAGACATGAGTTTCTGGTTACCCCCCGGAACGATGTCCCCTGATCCAGACGCGGGGGTGGCCGGGGTGGCcggtgggaaagggagggCGTTCCATGAGAATGATTATTGTGAGATTGTGAGGGAAGTAGCGGGTGATCTGGTCGAAACGGTGACTTTG ATCGACGAATTCAGTCATCCAAAGACGTCTCGTCAGAGCAAATGTTACAGACTCAACTATCGTCATATGGACCGATCCCTTTCCAACGAAGAAGTGAACGAGTTACAACAGAAAGTACAGGATAGAGTTGTTGAAGAAATGGGCATTGAGATGAGGTAG